In Nicotiana tabacum cultivar K326 chromosome 2, ASM71507v2, whole genome shotgun sequence, the following proteins share a genomic window:
- the LOC107791525 gene encoding DNA topoisomerase 6 subunit A: MADKKKRRRAAHDSDSDSDALPFKSKLKPDSVILQTLKNLKASSAASSSKTLTLADVGLSTTCREVTDLPIDEVQYNIGSVMLNLARSILAGEGFSFNVPSRSSANQLYVPELDRIILKDKSSVRAFSNVSTVRKTTITTRILQLIHQLCTKNIHVTKRDLFYTDVKLFQDQTQSDAVLDDVSCILGCTRSSLNVVAAEKGVVVGRLIFSDDGDMIDCTKMGMGGKAIPPNIDRVGDMQSDALFILLVEKDAAYMRLAEDRFYNRFPCIIVTAKGQPDVATRLFLRKMKMELNLPVLALVDSDPYGLKILSVYGCGSKNMSYDSANLTTPDIKWLGIRPSDLDKYKIPDQCRLPMTEQDIKTGKDLLEEDFVKKNPAWVEELNLMVKTKQKAEIQALSSFGFQYLSEVYLPLKLQEQDWV; encoded by the coding sequence ATGGCGGACAAGAAGAAACGCCGGCGAGCAGCTCACGACTCCGACTCCGATTCCGATGCCCTCCCTTTCAAATCCAAGCTAAAACCCGATTCCGTCATCCTCCAAACCCTAAAAAACCTCAAGGCCTCCTCCGCCGCCTCCAGTTCAAAAACCCTAACCCTCGCCGATGTTGGCCTCTCCACCACCTGTCGTGAAGTCACCGACCTCCCAATCGACGAAGTACAATACAATATTGGATCAGTAATGCTTAACCTCGCTCGTTCCATCCTCGCCGGCGAAGGTTTCTCTTTCAACGTCCCTTCCCGTTCTTCAGCTAATCAACTCTACGTCCCCGAACTCGACCGCATTATTCTCAAAGACAAATCCTCTGTCCGCGCCTTCAGCAATGTGTCTACTGTCCGTAAAACAACTATTACTACTCGAATCCTTCAGCTTATTCACCAGCTTTGCACAAAAAACATCCATGTTACTAAGCGTGATCTGTTTTATACTGATGTTAAGTtgtttcaagatcaaacacaatcTGATGCTGTTTTAGATGACGTGTCTTGTATATTGGGATGTACTAGGTCTAGTCTTAATGTGGTTGCGGCTGAAAAAGGAGTGGTTGTTGGTAGGTTAATTTTTAGTGATGATGGTGATATGATTGATTGTACGAAAATGGGAATGGGAGGGAAAGCTATTCCTCCAAATATTGATAGGGTTGGGGATATGCAGAGTGATGCATTGTTCATACTGTTGGTTGAAAAGGATGCAGCTTATATGAGGTTGGCTGAAGATCGGTTTTATAATCGATTTCCTTGTATAATTGTGACTGCAAAGGGACAACCAGATGTGGCTACTAGattgtttttgagaaaaatgaaaatggAGCTGAACTTGCCTGTTTTAGCGTTGGTTGATAGTGATCCTTATGGGTTGAAGATTTTGTCGGTGTATGGGTGTGGATCGAAGAATATGTCATATGATAGTGCAAATTTGACTACACCGGATATCAAGTGGTTGGGGATTAGGCCGAGTGATTTGGATAAGTATAAGATACCGGATCAATGTAGGTTGCCAATGACTGAACAGGATATTAAGACGGGGAAGGATTTGTTGGAGGAGGACTTTGTGAAGAAGAATCCAGCATGGGTTGAGGAGTTAAATTTGATGGTGAAGACTAAGCAAAAGGCTGAGATTCAAGCGTTGAGCTCGTTCGGGTTTCAGTATCTATCTGAAGTGTATTTGCCATTGAAGCTGCAAGAGCAGGATTGGGTATGA